One genomic window of Cannabis sativa cultivar Pink pepper isolate KNU-18-1 chromosome 2, ASM2916894v1, whole genome shotgun sequence includes the following:
- the LOC133034689 gene encoding ubiquitin carboxyl-terminal hydrolase 8 isoform X2 encodes MASSSHTFVNWYHQIFLIFGWNVSTNQSCCLHSDSKLPIKEGRIFSAAEDDMADVYPLQLRLSVLRETYSLGVKISKKENGAEFYKRACKIFSLESELLHIWDFSGQTDLFLLNEKFKPLRDCQPSSEEILLDLQVYGLSDSIKCRDGKKDEMSVQNSSMANSSMNGTTGNGNSSFFRTASFWGSSGEAGSLGLTGLQNLGNTCFMNSSLQCLAHTPKLVDYFLGDYGREINHENPLGMNGEIALAFGDLLRKLWAPGATPVAPRVFKSKLARFAPQFSGFNQHDSQELLAFLLDGLHEDLNRVKCKPYLEVKDGDGRPDVEVADEYWQNHLARNDSIIVDVCQGQYKSTLVCPICRKVSVTFDPFMYLSLPLPSTTMRTMTLTVVNTKGSCQPSPYTITVPKHGKFQDLIDALSTACSLEDGEILLVAEIYNNHIIRYLEEPTDSLSLIRDDDRLVAYRLMKETGQVPLVVFMHQRTEEQYIHGKMTSSWKAFGIPLVARLSDSICGSDIRNLYLELLNPLKVCAKKASDNLDGPEGTASEDSTQNTVNPDISGTVNPSVVKEDNSPLDDKLQFYLADEKGTSRESEILMNEPVILSKRLNVLVCWPGKCFEQQYDTHLLCSLPEVFKSGLFAKRPQESVSLYKCLEAFLKEEPLGPEDMWFCPGCKEHRQASKKLDLWRLPEVLVIHLKRFQYSRFSKNKLETYVDFPVDDLDLSTYIGHQNGQLCNRYMLYAVSNHFGSMGGGHYTAFVHHGGDLWYDFDDSHVNPISLEKIKSSAAYVLFYRRVVEA; translated from the exons ATG GCTTCTAGTTCTCACACCTTTGTTAACTGGTATCATCagattttcttaattttcggATGGAATGTTTCCACTAACCAATCTTGTTGCTT GCATAGTGATTCAAAATTACCTATAAAGGAAGGTAGAATCTTTTCAGCTGCAGAAGATGACATGGCAGATGTCTATCCTTTACAACTGAGACTTTCTGTTTTGCGAGAGACATATTCTTTGGGAGTAAAGATTAGCAAAAAG GAAAATGGGGCTGAGTTCTATAAAAGAGCGTGCAAAATCTTCAGCTTGGAGTCTGAACTG TTACACATCTGGGACTTTTCTGGGCAGACAGATTTATTTCTGCTAAATGAGAAATTTAAGCCTCTAAGAGATTGCCAGCCATCGTCAGAGGAG ATTCTATTGGACTTGCAAGTTTATGGGTTATCAGACTCAATCAAGTGTAGGGATGGGAAAAAAGATGAGATGTCAGTACAAAACTCTAGTATGGCAAATTCCTCTATGAATGGTACAACTGGTAATGGAAATTCGAGCTTCTTTCGAACTGCTTCATTCTGGGGAAGCTCTGGCGAAGCTGGGTCTTTGGGATTGACAGGGCTACAAAATCTTGGAAATACTTGTTTTATGAACAGTTCACTTCAGTGCTTAGCTCACACACCAAAGCTTGTTGACTATTTTCTTGGAGATTATGGTAGAGAAATTAATCATGAAAATCCATTGGGCATGAAT GGTGAAATTGCTTTAGCATTTGGAGATTTGTTAAGGAAGTTATGGGCTCCTGGAGCAACTCCAGTGGCACCAAGAGTATTCAAATCAAAATTGGCTCGGTTCGCTCCTCAATTTAGTGGCTTTAATCAGCACGATTCCCAA gAGCTACTGGCATTTTTGTTGGATGGACTGCATGAAGATCTCAATCGCGTGAAATGCAAACCTTATTTAGAAGTTAAAGATGGAGATGGTAGACCAGATGTAGAAGTTGCTGATGAATATTGGCAGAATCATCTGGCTCGCAATGACTCTATCATTGTTGATGTGTGCCAA GGTCAATATAAATCAACATTAGTTTGTCCTATATGCCGAAAAGTCTCTGTTACTTTTGATCCATTCATGTACTTATCACTTCCATTACCTTCAACAACAATGCGGACAATGACCTTAACAGTTGTAAATACCAAAGGAAGTTGTCAGCCATCACCATATACCATTACTGTACCCAAACATGGAAAATTTCAAGATCTTATTGACGCTCTAAGCACTGCTTGCTCATTGGAGGATGGTGAGATCTTACTAGTAGCTGAG ATATACAACAATCACATTATTCGTTATCTTGAGGAGCCAACTGATTCATTATCTTTAATTAGAGATGATGACAGGCTAGTTGCCTACCGGTTAATGAAAGAAACTGGCCAAGTTCCATTGGTTGTCTTCATGCATCAGAGAACAGAAGA GCAGTACATACATGGGAAAATGACATCAAGTTGGAAGGCATTTGGAATTCCTCTTGTAGCAAGGCTTTCTGATTCCATATGTGGGTCTGATATCCGCAACCTGTATTTGGAATTGCTTAATCCCTTAAAAGTTTGTGCTAAAAAGGCTTCGGACAACCTAGATGGTCCCGAAGGCACTGCATCTGAAGATTCTACACAGAATACTGTAAATCCTGATATTAGTGGGACTGTGAATCCCTCTGTTGTAAAAGAAGACAATTCACCCTTAGATGACAAATTACAGTTTTACTTAGCAGATGAGAAGGGAACAAGTAGGGAATCTGAGATACTGATGAATGAGCCTGTAATTTTGTCAAAGAGGTTGAATGTTCTTGTTTGTTGGCCTGGAAAGTGTTTTGAACAGCAGTATGATACTCACCTCCTTTGCTCGTTGCCTGAGGTTTTCAAGTCTGGGCTTTTCGCAAAGAGACCTCAAGAGTCTGTGTCTCTGTATAAGTGCCTTGAAGCATTCTTGAAGGAGGAGCCGCTTGGACCAGAAGACATGTG GTTTTGTCCTGGCTGCAAAGAGCACCGTCAAGCCAGCAAGAAGTTAGACCTTTGGAGGCTGCCTGAGGTCTTGGTTATTCACTTGAAGCGGTTTCAATATAGCCGGTTTTCGAAGAATAAACTGGAAACATATGTTGACTTTCCCGTTGATGATCTTGATTTGTCAACATATATTGGCCATCAAAATGGTCAGTTGTGTAATCGTTATATGCTTTATGCAGTGAGTAATCACTTTGGAAGCATGGGAGGTGGTCATTATACTGCATTTGTGCAC CATGGTGGTGACCTCTGGTACGATTTTGATGATAGCCACGTTAATCCCATCAGCCTAGAGAAGATAAAGTCTTCAGCTGCTTATGTTCTTTTCTACCGAAGAGTTGTGGAAGCGTAA
- the LOC133034689 gene encoding ubiquitin carboxyl-terminal hydrolase 8 isoform X1, whose product MEVSFSQHLPDSTPRLDSDTQQQLYLVPYRWWKDAQDSVLGDSDRKGIVYAASSASLYGGPMKIINNIFNPDLMFNLRREEDNARSKENGEVGVSGRDFALVSGEMWVQALRWHSDSKLPIKEGRIFSAAEDDMADVYPLQLRLSVLRETYSLGVKISKKENGAEFYKRACKIFSLESELLHIWDFSGQTDLFLLNEKFKPLRDCQPSSEEILLDLQVYGLSDSIKCRDGKKDEMSVQNSSMANSSMNGTTGNGNSSFFRTASFWGSSGEAGSLGLTGLQNLGNTCFMNSSLQCLAHTPKLVDYFLGDYGREINHENPLGMNGEIALAFGDLLRKLWAPGATPVAPRVFKSKLARFAPQFSGFNQHDSQELLAFLLDGLHEDLNRVKCKPYLEVKDGDGRPDVEVADEYWQNHLARNDSIIVDVCQGQYKSTLVCPICRKVSVTFDPFMYLSLPLPSTTMRTMTLTVVNTKGSCQPSPYTITVPKHGKFQDLIDALSTACSLEDGEILLVAEIYNNHIIRYLEEPTDSLSLIRDDDRLVAYRLMKETGQVPLVVFMHQRTEEQYIHGKMTSSWKAFGIPLVARLSDSICGSDIRNLYLELLNPLKVCAKKASDNLDGPEGTASEDSTQNTVNPDISGTVNPSVVKEDNSPLDDKLQFYLADEKGTSRESEILMNEPVILSKRLNVLVCWPGKCFEQQYDTHLLCSLPEVFKSGLFAKRPQESVSLYKCLEAFLKEEPLGPEDMWFCPGCKEHRQASKKLDLWRLPEVLVIHLKRFQYSRFSKNKLETYVDFPVDDLDLSTYIGHQNGQLCNRYMLYAVSNHFGSMGGGHYTAFVHHGGDLWYDFDDSHVNPISLEKIKSSAAYVLFYRRVVEA is encoded by the exons ATGGAGGTTTCTTTCTCTCAACATCTCCCCGATTCCACTCCCCGCCTCGATTCGGACACCCAACAGCAACTCTACTTAGTTCCTTATAG GTGGTGGAAGGATGCACAAGATTCGGTTTTGGGGGATTCGGATAGGAAAGGGATTGTTTATGCTGCATCATCGGCTTCGTTATATGGAGGTCCTATGAAGATCATTAACAACATCTTCAATCCAGATCTTATGTTTAATCTCAGAAGGGAAGAGGATAATGCGCGGAGTAAGGAAAATGGCGAAGTGGGTGTGTCAGGAAGGGATTTTGCTTTGGTTTCTGGTGAAATGTGGGTGCAGGCACTTAGATG GCATAGTGATTCAAAATTACCTATAAAGGAAGGTAGAATCTTTTCAGCTGCAGAAGATGACATGGCAGATGTCTATCCTTTACAACTGAGACTTTCTGTTTTGCGAGAGACATATTCTTTGGGAGTAAAGATTAGCAAAAAG GAAAATGGGGCTGAGTTCTATAAAAGAGCGTGCAAAATCTTCAGCTTGGAGTCTGAACTG TTACACATCTGGGACTTTTCTGGGCAGACAGATTTATTTCTGCTAAATGAGAAATTTAAGCCTCTAAGAGATTGCCAGCCATCGTCAGAGGAG ATTCTATTGGACTTGCAAGTTTATGGGTTATCAGACTCAATCAAGTGTAGGGATGGGAAAAAAGATGAGATGTCAGTACAAAACTCTAGTATGGCAAATTCCTCTATGAATGGTACAACTGGTAATGGAAATTCGAGCTTCTTTCGAACTGCTTCATTCTGGGGAAGCTCTGGCGAAGCTGGGTCTTTGGGATTGACAGGGCTACAAAATCTTGGAAATACTTGTTTTATGAACAGTTCACTTCAGTGCTTAGCTCACACACCAAAGCTTGTTGACTATTTTCTTGGAGATTATGGTAGAGAAATTAATCATGAAAATCCATTGGGCATGAAT GGTGAAATTGCTTTAGCATTTGGAGATTTGTTAAGGAAGTTATGGGCTCCTGGAGCAACTCCAGTGGCACCAAGAGTATTCAAATCAAAATTGGCTCGGTTCGCTCCTCAATTTAGTGGCTTTAATCAGCACGATTCCCAA gAGCTACTGGCATTTTTGTTGGATGGACTGCATGAAGATCTCAATCGCGTGAAATGCAAACCTTATTTAGAAGTTAAAGATGGAGATGGTAGACCAGATGTAGAAGTTGCTGATGAATATTGGCAGAATCATCTGGCTCGCAATGACTCTATCATTGTTGATGTGTGCCAA GGTCAATATAAATCAACATTAGTTTGTCCTATATGCCGAAAAGTCTCTGTTACTTTTGATCCATTCATGTACTTATCACTTCCATTACCTTCAACAACAATGCGGACAATGACCTTAACAGTTGTAAATACCAAAGGAAGTTGTCAGCCATCACCATATACCATTACTGTACCCAAACATGGAAAATTTCAAGATCTTATTGACGCTCTAAGCACTGCTTGCTCATTGGAGGATGGTGAGATCTTACTAGTAGCTGAG ATATACAACAATCACATTATTCGTTATCTTGAGGAGCCAACTGATTCATTATCTTTAATTAGAGATGATGACAGGCTAGTTGCCTACCGGTTAATGAAAGAAACTGGCCAAGTTCCATTGGTTGTCTTCATGCATCAGAGAACAGAAGA GCAGTACATACATGGGAAAATGACATCAAGTTGGAAGGCATTTGGAATTCCTCTTGTAGCAAGGCTTTCTGATTCCATATGTGGGTCTGATATCCGCAACCTGTATTTGGAATTGCTTAATCCCTTAAAAGTTTGTGCTAAAAAGGCTTCGGACAACCTAGATGGTCCCGAAGGCACTGCATCTGAAGATTCTACACAGAATACTGTAAATCCTGATATTAGTGGGACTGTGAATCCCTCTGTTGTAAAAGAAGACAATTCACCCTTAGATGACAAATTACAGTTTTACTTAGCAGATGAGAAGGGAACAAGTAGGGAATCTGAGATACTGATGAATGAGCCTGTAATTTTGTCAAAGAGGTTGAATGTTCTTGTTTGTTGGCCTGGAAAGTGTTTTGAACAGCAGTATGATACTCACCTCCTTTGCTCGTTGCCTGAGGTTTTCAAGTCTGGGCTTTTCGCAAAGAGACCTCAAGAGTCTGTGTCTCTGTATAAGTGCCTTGAAGCATTCTTGAAGGAGGAGCCGCTTGGACCAGAAGACATGTG GTTTTGTCCTGGCTGCAAAGAGCACCGTCAAGCCAGCAAGAAGTTAGACCTTTGGAGGCTGCCTGAGGTCTTGGTTATTCACTTGAAGCGGTTTCAATATAGCCGGTTTTCGAAGAATAAACTGGAAACATATGTTGACTTTCCCGTTGATGATCTTGATTTGTCAACATATATTGGCCATCAAAATGGTCAGTTGTGTAATCGTTATATGCTTTATGCAGTGAGTAATCACTTTGGAAGCATGGGAGGTGGTCATTATACTGCATTTGTGCAC CATGGTGGTGACCTCTGGTACGATTTTGATGATAGCCACGTTAATCCCATCAGCCTAGAGAAGATAAAGTCTTCAGCTGCTTATGTTCTTTTCTACCGAAGAGTTGTGGAAGCGTAA